DNA from Saccharomyces cerevisiae S288C chromosome V, complete sequence:
TGTATTGGTAGAggatttgaagattttgaaaccTTACGCGGTTGCCCTGGTTCCTAGAATATTAACACGGTTTGAAGCCGGTATAAAAAACGCTTTGGATAAATCGACTGTCCAGAGGAACGTAGCAAATACTATATTGGATTCTAAATCGGCCAGATTTACCGCAAGAGGTGGTCCAGATAAATCGATTATGAATTTTCTAGTTTATCATCGCGTATTGATTGATAAAATCAGAGACTCTTTAGGTTTGTCCAATAACTCGTTTATAATTACCGGATCAGCTCCCATATCTAAAGATACCTTACTATTTTTAAGAAGTGCCTTGGATATTGGTATAAGACAGGGCTACGGCTTAACTGAAACTTTTGCTGGTGTCTGTTTAAGCGAAccgtttgaaaaagatgtcGGATCTTGTGGTGCCATAGGTATTTCTGCAGAATGTAGATTGAAGTCTGTTCCAGAAATGGGTTACCATGCCGACAAGGATTTAAAAGGTGAACTGCAAATTCGTGGCCCACAggtttttgaaagatattttaaaaatcCGAATGAAACTTCAAAAGCCGTTGACCAAGATGGTTGGTTTTCCACGGGAGATGTTGCATTTATCGATGGAAAAGGTCGCATCAGCGTCATTGATCGAGTCAAGAACTTTTTCAAGCTAGCACATGGTGAATATATTGCTCCAGAGAAAATCgaaaatatttatttatcaTCATGCCCCTATATCACGCAAATATTTGTCTTTGGAGATCCTTTAAAGACATTTTTAGTTGGCATCGTTGGTGTTGATGTTGATGCAGCGCAACCGATTTTAGCTGCAAAGCACCCAGAGGTGAAAACGTGGACTAAGGAAGTGCTAGTAGAAAACTTAAATCGTAATAAAAAGCTAAGGAAGGAATTTTTaaacaaaattaataaatgcACCGATGGGCTACAAGGATTCGAAAAATTGCATAACATCAAAGTCGGACTTGAGCCTTTAACTCTCGAGGATGATGTTGTGACGCCAACTTTTAAAATAAAGCGTGCCAAAGCatcaaaattcttcaaagatACATTAGACCAACTATACGCCGAAGGTTCACTAGTCAAGACAGAAAAGCTTTAGGTACTTATGACGATTTGGAACACATTCAAACtagaaaaaactttgatgTAGGATATCCCTATGCACATCCATACGGTATACATAGTGAACGCTCACTGTGTATAATGGACTAACAGTAGTTATAAACCTGCTTTCGTTACTACAGCACACAAGACTATTGTACTTTGTTAAAGAACTATAAGATTAAAGACATACATAATTCCAACTATTTATACCAttaaatattcttcttaAGCTTTTTTTCGCGGCTTTCTATAATATATGAGGATCAATTAGTGAAAGCAATGCTCTCTATGTTGGAACCACAGTGTAGATACTGCACTTTCATAAAGCGCTAGATATAGCTGGTCAATCTAGCGGAGTACATGGGTCACAGTTACCATTCTCGTAACTTGACTTGGTGCACTACGGGTCAAGATGATTGAAAACGGCTCCCACAACTTCAACTGAGGTCTGTTTCAGATGGAGGTGCAGTGTTTTCCATGTAGTGAGCCCTGATATCGGGGCGTAATCACCTAACTCAGCAAAGGTAAACCTTTCTCATCTGACGGAGATAAAGTGATAGTAATCGGGGATGCGGCGACAGAGATTGAAGTTAATTTGACCATTGAATAGTTGCTTATATATGATAGACTTagctaaaagaaaataatgaaggCGTACCCCATATCGCTGATCAGAGAAATCCATGTAGATAGAATTTCTGTCTCCGCTAAAACTGCATGAGCGACTGACTGAAGCTCTActcattcaaaaattatCCCTCTTCACTTCCCGTATTCACACTTGTTGCCACTATGGACATGctctctttgaaaaatgtaGTCTCACCcacagaaaagaaaagatcatttgaaaataagatATCCTGGGAAACCCGCTTGAATTATTCCAGTGTTTCTAcctaaagaaaaatcacGCAACCAGAAACAGATTTCGTCTGGGTTCGTTCAACAACTCTTTGCTTAAGATTTAATTAGCATATGCTAAATCGCCATTAGGAGCAAAACCAGGGCTTCTAACGATTTCCAATAAAGAAGATACGGAACTTTTCATGTGTTGACAACAACATTACAGGGATTTTTTCAGACTTTCATGTTACCGGTCAATCTGCTGATGCATACATACAGGTATAAAGAACACTTTGCCTAgaacaataaagaaaagtcAAAGACATCTGAGAGGCATCTTCTTACCTGAAAGAGACGCCTTGTATCTTCTATAGGTCAACTAGAGTAGGTGTTCCGGAAACCTGAATGAACTTGAAGACCATTCCCAACTCCACTATTAATTAAACTTAGTACGCTCGAGTTTACCATGTGAACCGAAGGCATGTAAAAATGTAGGCTATTCTTGTGCTTATGTTCTTCCTAACGCGACTACGcgtttgaagaagttaGTAGCAAAATGGCGAAGAAAACAAACACTTGAAACaagtcaaaaaaaattgaaggcAGACTCAAAAGCAAGGATAATATTCCACCAAATCAGGGACGAAGCAATGAGTGCGGGTATCGGAGAATCACGTACAGAGTTGCTTACATGGTTGAATGGCCTCCTTAACTtgaattacaaaaaaattgaggaATGTGGGACGGGAGCAGCATATTGTCAAATAATGGATTCAATTTATGGAGACTTGCCGATGAACAGGGTAAAATTCAATGCCACGGCCGAATATGAGTTTCAAACCAACTATAAAATTTTACAGAGTTGCTTTAGCAGACATGGAATTGAGAAAACAGTGTACGTTGATAAGTTAATCAGATGTAAATTTCAAGATAATTTAGAGTTCTTGCAGTGGTTAAAGAAACATTGGATTCGACATAAAGATGAAAGCGTGTATGATCCAGATGCAAGGCGCAAGTATCGTCCCATTATAACGAATAATAGTGCAACCAAACCCCGTACAGTATCCAACCCTACCACTGCAAAGAGGTCATCAAGCACAGGCACTGGGAGTGCCATGTCAGGAGGATTAGCAACAAGACATTCTTCGCTGGGAATAAACGGTAGCAGAAAAACCAGTGTTACCCAAGGTCAGTTGGTAGCGATACAAGCGGAATTAACTAAATCGCAGGAAACGATCGGTTCATTGAATGAAGAGATAGAACAATACAAAGGAACAGTAAGTACTTTAGAGATTGAAAGAGAATTTTACTTCAACAAACTACGCGACATAGAAATCCTGGTCCATACCACTCAAGATTTAATAAATGAAGGTGTTTATAAATTTAATGATGAGACCATCACCGGCCATGGTAATGGAAATGGGGGAGCATTATTACGGTTCGTCAAGAAGGTGGAAAGTATTTTATATGCTACTGCAGAAGGATTTGAAATGAATGATGGTGAGGATGAATTGAATGATAAAAATCTGGGTGAACATGGAACTGTGCCGAATCAGGGCGGCTATGCGAACAGCAATGGCGAGGTCAATGGTAACGAAGGTAGTAACCATGATGTGATAATGCAGAACGACGAAGGTGAGGTTGGCGTGAGCAACAACTTGATCATCGACGAGGAAACTTTTTAAGTTGAGAACTAAAAAGCAGTATTGTTTTCGAatatgtattatttttttttattttttttattactcgttatcaatatatatatatacatgtatATTATTACTAAAAGAATGAGAAAATAAGATAGGATCCTGGAAGGGGGATCAGGTAAAGATATAAAGTGAGATGAAGAAGCCACCGTTTTATTTCCCCTTTAATTTGTTGCTGCAGGTGCCTCAGGCGGTTCGGTATTGCTCTTTGGatccaaatatttttcaaaagccTCGTTCCTTTCCTTGAATGGCCTTGGACCCAATAATCTAATCATGTCTTCTCTAGTAATTGCTTCCTTACGTAGCAATTCTTTTGCGACAAGATCGACTTTGTCCAAATTTTTGGTTAGCAATTCTGTACAAGCTCGGTGTGCATCATCTACTATAGATTTAACTTCTAAATCAATGGTTCTTGCCGTTTTATTACTGAAGGGTTTGTTAACTTTGAAGTTTCCATCATTCTGATCAAACGACAGGTAGCCAATCTTGGGTGACATTCCTAGGGATGTAACCATGGCATTTGCCATCTGTGTAACCTTTTTGAAATCATCATGAGCACCGCTAGTCACCGATGGAAAATGTAGCTCCTCAGAAACACGGCCACCAAGAGCCATGATCATTCTATGTCTGAATTGCTCCTCAGATATCAAATATTGATCCGGTGGTAGGTACTGGGCATAGCCTAAAGCACCTTGTCCACGCGGGATGATGCTTACTTTCAGAAGTGGATCCGCATATTTTAGAAACCAACCACAAACGGCATGTCCTGCCTCATGATAGGCCACTGaccttttttcttccttagAAAGGActcttgttttcttctctagTCCCGCAATGACTCTTTCAATGGCTTGCTCAAAGTGATGGATAGTGATATATGGGTCATTATGTCTGGCAGCGATTAATGCAGCCTCATTACAAGCATTAGCGATATCTGCACCAGTAAAACCTGGAGTAAGCGTAGCCAATTTCCCAGAAAGATTATTCATATCATCTGTAAGAAGGGGATCCAGATTCAGTCTTTTCAAGTGAACCAGGTATATTTGCTGCCTACCATTGACATCAGGAGAATCAATTTGGATATGTCTATCGAACCTTCCCGGTCTCATCAAAGCATTATCCAACACATCGGGCCTATTTGTACCCGCAAGGACTACGACTTGGTCGGAAGTAGTGAATCCGTCCATTTCCACCAATAATTGATTCAGCGTAGCTTCTCTTTCATCGTTAGCGCCACCGAGAGCGCCGCCTTTGCCTCTTTCTTTACCGATAGCGTCAATTTCATCTATAAAGATAATCGAGGGGGCCATAGACCTTGCTTGAGTAAACAAGTCTCTTACACGTGAAGCACCCACCCCAACGAACATTTCGACGAACTCAGAACCTGATACTGACAAGAAGGGCACGTTCGCCTCACCTGCGGTGGCCTTGGCCAAGAGAGTCTTACCGGTACCTGGGGGTCCAGAAAGAATAGCGCCTCGTGGAATCTTGGCACCCAATTTAGTGTACTTACCTGggttcttcaaaaagtgAACAAATTCCATGATTTCCTGTTTAGCTTCATCACAACCGGCAACATTtttaaatgaaattttaatgTCTGTTTCCTTATTGAAGAGCTTTGCTCTGGATTTTCCAACATTAAACATGCCGCCGAGGCCTCCTCCACCACCACCATTGGCATTTGGTGGTGaactatttatttttctggTTATGAAGTAAAGGCCACCAAGCAGAATGATGGTGGGCAGGAAGGGGAACAAAAATGTGAAGGGAGAAGATCTCTCAATGTATTTGATGGGGATACGATCCCGAGGAGGAATGTTCAAGAGGTCCTGGATCTGGTCCATCTGTTCCTCAAAAATATCTACTGAACCAATGGTGAACGATACAACTTGCTTTGTATTGACTAATTCGGCCTCTACGAGAAACTTATTAACGACGTAAATCTTGGACACAAGACCCTTCTCCAggtattttgttttgaaatCCTGGAAAGTCAAGACGCGGTTAGAGTCGTCTCCTGAGTTGTTACTGGAAGGTGTGAGCAAAGTAAATATAATTGTGAATCCGATGGTCAAAAACATCGTATTAGCAAATTCCTTAGATCTGAAGTATTCTGATAATGAACCAAActcatttcttttgtctttgccatcttctttattgctattattatctttattaCCATTGTTCTTGCCCTCACCCTCTTTGTTTGGCCTATTTTCATTTAACCTTGTCCATGAGATATGGAAGGAACGTATTTGGGTAGAACGGTGTATTGTGTTTCTGGTTGCCAGACCAGATAACGTCTGCAAACGCTGGTGAACTGGCATGCGCGAGCGAAGCACTGGCTTCACTGTTGATATGCGGCTAGCTTTACCAAATGAGAGTGATGTCAATGAGCGTGGCGCACCCCTTGCATATCGTTGCcacatcatcatcacttaGTATATTATAAAATAAGTGGATGATGCCTTTATTTGAAGACTGCGTTAATCTCCTTTAATATAGAATGGGTCCTTGTAAAAGTTATGTATAGACAGTAAGAACCAATTTATTCCTCATCTAAATCATAGGCCCAGAATAAACTGAACAGATGCGTATAAAGGCGTTATAAAGATGCCAGAAGCATATCGCGGGCCACGACTAAAAATGCCGCGAGGTCGCCCTGGACGGTAAGCACGTGCTCAAGTGTTGCCCGACTCTTGGGGTCCAGCGCCGGGTGAGAGTTTCCGATCACGTGGTCTCCGTGCATCGCGACTTCGATCCAGCAGCGTGAATCATCGCCGAATACGAAACGTACGTCATGCACATCGCTGGCTCCGGGTAGTACACGAAGCTGCAACAGCCGTTCGTACAGTGCGACCTCTGCGGCATCGTTACCCGACTGCGCAGCCCAACGTGCGCGTAATTGGACACACTCTTTACCACGCTGTTGCAGCAGCGAGTCCAGCTCGCGCGATTGGGCTGCTAAGGTCGACTGCCGTCTAGATAACTCAGATTCACGCTCGTGATAGCTTCTCCACTGCTCTCTGGTGGTATTTGTAGCTTGTTGGGCCGCATGTATTTGTTGCTGCAGAGCGGTGCGCTGGGTGGCAAGCCGTTGCAGTTCATCTATGAGATGTTGGTGTTGGTTATGTAATTGACGCATTTCCGCTTGGAACTGTTGCAGCTGTTGGCGCGCGTGGTTTTGCTGACGTGCCAGTACCTGGGCCACGTCCTTTTGGAACCCGTCCATCCGGCGCTCAAGGTCCGAAAATGCGTCTATGCTGGCCATTCTTGTATGTGTGTATGTGTTGTATACGTATGAGCGGTTTTAATTGAATCGGCTTAGcctgtttttgtttttgtttttgttttgttttggtTTGGTTTGATTTATTTTGGTTTGGCTTAAATCTTCGAGGAAATTTGCGCTTTCCGCGtaaaaagggaaaaaaagcagaTATATGTACAACAGAAAAGACAGAGATGTTCACGAGAGGA
Protein-coding regions in this window:
- the BIM1 gene encoding microtubule-binding protein BIM1 (Microtubule plus end-tracking protein; forms a complex with Kar9p that makes up the cortical microtubule capture site and delays the exit from mitosis when the spindle is oriented abnormally; homolog of human end binding protein 1 (EB1)), coding for MSAGIGESRTELLTWLNGLLNLNYKKIEECGTGAAYCQIMDSIYGDLPMNRVKFNATAEYEFQTNYKILQSCFSRHGIEKTVYVDKLIRCKFQDNLEFLQWLKKHWIRHKDESVYDPDARRKYRPIITNNSATKPRTVSNPTTAKRSSSTGTGSAMSGGLATRHSSLGINGSRKTSVTQGQLVAIQAELTKSQETIGSLNEEIEQYKGTVSTLEIEREFYFNKLRDIEILVHTTQDLINEGVYKFNDETITGHGNGNGGALLRFVKKVESILYATAEGFEMNDGEDELNDKNLGEHGTVPNQGGYANSNGEVNGNEGSNHDVIMQNDEGEVGVSNNLIIDEETF
- the AFG3 gene encoding AAA family ATPase AFG3 (Mitochondrial inner membrane m-AAA protease component; mediates degradation of misfolded or unassembled proteins; also required for correct assembly of mitochondrial enzyme complexes; involved in cytoplasmic mRNA translation and aging; expression of human homolog AFG3L2 can complement yeast yta12 afg3 double mutant); amino-acid sequence: MMMWQRYARGAPRSLTSLSFGKASRISTVKPVLRSRMPVHQRLQTLSGLATRNTIHRSTQIRSFHISWTRLNENRPNKEGEGKNNGNKDNNSNKEDGKDKRNEFGSLSEYFRSKEFANTMFLTIGFTIIFTLLTPSSNNSGDDSNRVLTFQDFKTKYLEKGLVSKIYVVNKFLVEAELVNTKQVVSFTIGSVDIFEEQMDQIQDLLNIPPRDRIPIKYIERSSPFTFLFPFLPTIILLGGLYFITRKINSSPPNANGGGGGGLGGMFNVGKSRAKLFNKETDIKISFKNVAGCDEAKQEIMEFVHFLKNPGKYTKLGAKIPRGAILSGPPGTGKTLLAKATAGEANVPFLSVSGSEFVEMFVGVGASRVRDLFTQARSMAPSIIFIDEIDAIGKERGKGGALGGANDEREATLNQLLVEMDGFTTSDQVVVLAGTNRPDVLDNALMRPGRFDRHIQIDSPDVNGRQQIYLVHLKRLNLDPLLTDDMNNLSGKLATLTPGFTGADIANACNEAALIAARHNDPYITIHHFEQAIERVIAGLEKKTRVLSKEEKRSVAYHEAGHAVCGWFLKYADPLLKVSIIPRGQGALGYAQYLPPDQYLISEEQFRHRMIMALGGRVSEELHFPSVTSGAHDDFKKVTQMANAMVTSLGMSPKIGYLSFDQNDGNFKVNKPFSNKTARTIDLEVKSIVDDAHRACTELLTKNLDKVDLVAKELLRKEAITREDMIRLLGPRPFKERNEAFEKYLDPKSNTEPPEAPAATN
- the SPC25 gene encoding kinetochore-associated Ndc80 complex subunit SPC25 (Component of the kinetochore-associated Ndc80 complex; involved in chromosome segregation, spindle checkpoint activity, and kinetochore clustering; evolutionarily conserved; other members include Ndc80p, Nuf2p, Spc24p, and Spc25p) encodes the protein MASIDAFSDLERRMDGFQKDVAQVLARQQNHARQQLQQFQAEMRQLHNQHQHLIDELQRLATQRTALQQQIHAAQQATNTTREQWRSYHERESELSRRQSTLAAQSRELDSLLQQRGKECVQLRARWAAQSGNDAAEVALYERLLQLRVLPGASDVHDVRFVFGDDSRCWIEVAMHGDHVIGNSHPALDPKSRATLEHVLTVQGDLAAFLVVARDMLLASL